In a genomic window of Styela clava chromosome 11, kaStyClav1.hap1.2, whole genome shotgun sequence:
- the LOC120346891 gene encoding nuclear receptor coactivator 5-like, whose translation MNQRRGRKPYGPQRDLYRSGPILDMLRRDSLSMNSDPYDDPMLLHGLDPLSVQAQVIVIDPERRCRDYAEMFLSKLKRTGLICDIVILDKFTSPSQVIDDATATGLLYTASVNLQNEIHQSVTINILQGQPQEHRNMPYEDALKLISRNFDAHLLKLAGSKPDPALSQPLGEMTDKHGIEEIDPTLSLLLINLAEGKNLRLADLDKVIGFLNQKRARLTGSSSPKRPISTTYQNKQSKPSSTPTNAPKPVQPPSSSAPIVSTQQAEELQAKITQLFGNRNKQQSTVKPVVAAVSSPIQSSSAPSYASSSSSSDRKSKSVGIDFNNPTVQNALQNLMKTGPNILNNIRSTGESSTSSSNTKTEYDSDRDDYKDDSRPAKRAKPGRHAIAGFY comes from the exons ATGAATCAACGTAGAGGACGAAAACCATATGGACCACAAAGGGATTTATACAG GTCAGGTCCAATTTTAGACATGCTTCGTCGAGATTCACTTAGCATGAATTCTGATCCATATGATg ATCCAATGCTATTACATGGTCTTGATCCACTGTCCGTACAAGCACAAGTCATTGTTATTGATCCTGAAAGAAG GTGCCGTGACTATGCGGAAATGTTTCTAAGCAAGCTCAAAAGAACAGGATTAATCTGTGATATTGTAATATTGGACAAATTCACTTCACCAAGTCAG GTAATAGATGATGCTACAGCCACCGGACTACTATATACAGCAAGTGTCAATTTGCAGAATGAAATCCATCAATCTGTCACTATAAATATTCTGCAGGGCCAGCCACAAG AGCATCGCAACATGCCGTATGAGGATGCGCTTAAGCTTATATCTCGCAACTTCGACGCACACTTGCTAAAGCTCGCTGGATCCAAACCTGATCCGGCACTTTCTCAACCTCTAGGAGAAATGACGGACAAGCATGGAATCGAGGAGATCGATCCCACACTCAGTCTTCTGCTCATCAATTTAGCTGAGGGAAAGAATCTGCGGTTGGCTGACCTGGACAAAGTCATTGGCTTTCTTAATCAAAAGCGTGCTCGATTAACAGGCTCGAGCAGCCCCAAACGTCCCATCTCCACAACTTATCAAAATAAGCAATCCAAACCCTCTTCAACCCCAACCAATGCACCCAAGCCAGTGCAGCCACCCAGCAGTTCAGCACCAATAG TATCAACACAACAAGCAGAAGAGCTCCAAGCTAAAATAACCCAATTGTTTGGGAACAGAAATAAGCAACAGTCAACTGTGAAACCAGTTGTTGCAGCAGTAAGTTCTCCTATTCAATCTAGTTCTGCGCCATCTTATGCTTCATCGTCAAGTTCATCAGATCGAAAGTCAAAATCTGTAGGAATAGACTTCAATAATCCAACAGTACAGAATGCATTACAAAACTTGATGAAAACTGGTCCTAATATCTTGAACAACATTCGAAGCACAGGTGAAAGCAGCACTTCAAGTAGCAACACTAAGACTGAATATGATTCTGACAGGGATGATTATAAGGATGATAGCCGACCTGCGAAACGCGCTAAGCCAGGAAGGCATGCTATTGCTGGGTTTTACTAA